A window of Pseudophryne corroboree isolate aPseCor3 chromosome 1, aPseCor3.hap2, whole genome shotgun sequence genomic DNA:
gtagtgttcggaatatgtgtaaggagcattacgtgtgtcatgtaaaaatgcattaatatgtgcaacatatgtgtaagggggactatgtgtgttatgtgtataagggcattaagaatgtgcagcatatgtgtgacagggtactactgtatgtgtcattatgtgtataggggcactaataatgtgcagcaaatgtgtagggggcactatgtgtgtcattatgtgtataagggcattaataatgtgcggcatatgtgtaagggacattatgtgtaaaagggcattaataaaggttgtcataatgtgtaaggcgcattatgtttataaggacattaataatgtgtctcatatgtgtaaggggcattacgtgtataaggtgctctactatgtggtgttgcatatagaaagggcactactgtgtcatctaatgtgaataaagagcaatagggtgtggtgtaatgtgaataaggagcaattcagggtgatgtaatgtgaataaagggctctactgtgaggagtaacgtttataaggtaaagtgatactactgtgggatgtaatattaattatggacactatcgcatgatcaaatgtgaataaagctgctgtactgtgtggcataattggaattggggttactattgtgtggccatgtcccttgccagcaaaaacacacccctttttgggctgagcaccaaatgtgcgaactgttcctatttaaaatataggggattcaaacaccaaaataaggactgctatgggtgaggggtgatggtgctgggaaagaggtgcaaggtcagaggcggaaccagcggtggtgctagggggcaccagccaaaatcttgcctagggcatcatattggttagggccggctctggacaaaCATGCCTCTAAACTTTGTGTCTATGAGCTGGGATTTCTTCAGAGGGTTCTGAATCCAGGATATGGGAACAAAGTAAAGAAAAACTGCCACAATAAGCTTAAAGCATACACTTTTTTAGTAGTTAAACTGTTtcacacacatacagtaaataTGCCAATCATGTTTAGATTATCAGGACTGGTTCTATATCATGTGGAGACAGGGGTGCCGACAGCTTTGCTGGGCCCTGGTACAAGGAGGGTGTGTGCCCAAGACAGGGGAGGTGTGGCCAGTCCCGATCCTTATTTAatactaaaataaatattttaagtgtGCCTGCAAAGCGGTTGCGCGGCCGCACGGGCCTCTGGTGTTCATTCAGGAGGGAGGCGGACAGGCATGTGGTTGGGCGGCTGTGATTGCTTCCCCCACACAGGGAGAGAAAGTGGCCTGACtactgctgcagctgcctctctccccatccCCACACACAGCAGCATTTTCTATCCCATCCTGTGCGGCTCTGTGCAATGGAAGGAAGACCCTCCAACTGGCCTGGGCCCAGGGTAAAAAGTCACACACACCCCCATTCCTCCTTGGCACTACCGTGTGGAGCTCATGGCAAAAAGTTTCCTTTGTTGCCTCTGCCCCAAGCGCACACCGACCCCCATGAATACATAATATTTGTACCAATATTTTTGTccagccacatctgaataacccccattgtcaatGGCATAGCAATAGAGGCAGCAACAGTCCCAATTGTAACTGAGCCAACTGTACTGCAACCGCTACCTACCTCGGGTTTTATATTTTTCACACATGCAATGTTCTTAAATGAAGCAATGATGATAGGGCAATTGTCCCTTGAAAGTTCACCAAAAGGACATTAATAGTAATTAAGTGTGATATTGGTGAAAAGTACAATTCCTCTAGAGGTGGGTGGTAACTAATCAGGAGCTAACACGAATGAGAGACTTTCAGTTCCACCTCATAAATGCTACTTGTCATTGTGTGGGGCATCTGTAGTTGTAGGGGCATGAATGTTTGAGGTTCTCTCCTAGAGCAGTCCTTTTCAAACTTAGCGCTCAAAGGCACAAAAATGTGAGAGGGGTACGCAGGTTCGAATCCTGACGACTATGCCAAATGTGAGAAGGGTGCAGGTTCTAATCCTGCCAACTATGCCAAATGTGAGAGGGGTGCGGGGGCGTGCAGtgtctgctgccgtgcaggtgtagttcacTGCTTACCTCGTGTCAcaccctctcaccttcaggtcacggaaactTCAAGAGACCTGGAACCTTCACTTGAACCCAGACACTGTGATCCCCTTCCGGAAAGCAGATGACGGATGAGCTAGGAAGGAAGAAGATGATGTGAGTGCCATTTCGCCTGACTGCTGACCAAAACACCCACCGAACCTAAATAGGTTTTCCCATGATAGGGATATCGGGCCTAGGTGAGGGCCATCCTAGGCACTCTTGGTTCAGAGCTGGAAATATCACCTATTAGGTACTTGCGCACCAGGTGAAATTCAACCTTGCATCGGGATTCAAGGTCTACTGTCCGCCCAGTAGaaaggaggataggtaggggcaaaCACATACCAATAGTACCATACAGAGATGTTTCTCACCGTCAACAGTCTTGTACTCTGCCTGCTTCTTTACTTGCAGGTCCCGACTTGCAGGGCCTAACCCGAGCCTGGtgaaacaccactacactaactacaacgacagagccctcaaactaaccctgtgtgtgtggtgcaacaaattAAACATAACAGTTCTAATAACTTGGCCTTGGCTGGACTGCTCCTCAACACAGGGGAAACTACTTTAAattactggggagtgggcgccgtacagcctgcccacctccccaTGCACTTAATTGGGCCTACTGCCCAGATCGTTTTCCGGCTCAGGCTATTGCCTGCCCAAATGCGGGTCACAAAAGTGATCTGGGTCTGATACCCAGATCACCTTATTTAAATATATGGCTCAAACCCTTTTTGGTCTGCCTAGTTGGGGCCAGTaagagtgacctgggcctagtgcccagtcacCTTATTCACCTGAGGGGCACTAATTATCCACAGGCCAGAAGCCTGACAATTAGCCACGGGCCTCGTGCCTGCCTATCCtgcctaatgcccagagtcaccttatataCCTTTATATACCTACTGCGAAGGTacttgaactagggcctaatgcctgaTATCActgcacgggcctagtgcccgcctaccgcgCCACAGGCTTGTGGCCTGACTGTGCCCCAGAGCCTAATGCCcaatccctgatggtctagggaggtggGGTAGGTGACAGGTGCCTTCACTGAGGGCCTACCTGCCtgttgggagaggcaccagggaggaGCTTTGTTAGCTATTTTCCTTTCTactcctggtggcctctccggtcaGCGCCGCCGCCTCTTCTCCACATTCAGCCTGCCTCTTCTATCTTTAGTCTTGAAACcggtgtcttctggcctcttctgcaTCCACAGGAACAGCGTCCGCGGCATCCTCTTCTCTCCGACGCCGCCCAACGATTTATTCTGCCGCTCCTCagcagcgtctgacgtcagatggcaGGGGCAGGGCCTTCTACGGCGTGGTAAGCTTTGATTGGCTCGCTGTGGCTGTTTCCTATTGGCAGCCGCTCCGCGAGCAATGATTGGCTCACAGAGGGTGCCGGATTTGAAAGGCCGTGGGCGGCACTTCCTATTGGCTACTGAATCGGCGCCAAATTTGAAGCCTGTTGCCGCTTGAAGTCTGATGCAGGGAACCAATAAACGGTCCTGGCACCGGACACCCACCGCTGCACACCGTCGGGCACtagggacagacacactgtcccagcgcCGCCCGACCCGATGCCCTGCAGGGGACATAGATCCCCTGCACTCTGCTAGGAACCTGGCGCTTGGTCCGGACACACTGCCCcagtacctgtacacatctccacaAAATCATCCAGGTttgggtatatactgtacatgcttgACCTCAAGTGACGTATTTAATGCCTCAGTAATTTTAATTTAACCATGTGTGCTGTAGTGTTAGTGAAAGGGAGGAAGGGGGTCTAAACATTCTATATTATAATTTTTTAAGGAAAAAAGAATTTATTTGACTTTAATAATCCATAAAACCTAGCAACAGTTTGATGAGTACAAGCAATAATGCTTTTGTCTGGTGTCAAAGGCTTTCAAAGCTGCCAGCTCTGTTCTGTATCCTTAATGCAAAGGCCAAACGCCGCTCAGCAACTTTGGAAAGGTCAAATAATTTCACTGAGAAACTGGTCAGTGTTTAAATTGATACCATGTATAACTAACATTCAGAGGTCCGTAAATATATATGTTTTCATTTGTTTTCTTCAAGTACATGGACAAATGGATCCTATTCCTACAGATGATGGTTTTATTTACAAATAACCCAGCCCCCTAAGGATCACCAAGTGTAACTTTGGGAACAAAACTATAGTTAATTGGTGTGTTGACTAAAATAAACCTATTGACGTTTACAGTTTTTTACAAAGAattaagggtaaaaaaaaaaagcaacaaccAGGGTGGCCATCCAACTGatctaaaactacaagtcccagcaagccctggTAGTCTCAGGCTGAAAAGCACGCTGGAACTTTCAGTTCCAAAACAGCCGGAAAGCCACATCTGGGCCACTTCTGTAAGAGAGTAAGCAGTGCAAAACCACCAGTGGCTTTTAAGAAAAAATTGAACTACAAAACCCAGAAATCTCAAAACAGCAATATGGAGAGCTCCTGATAGACACTGAGAACCGCTTTTCCCCAATTAGTATTGCCTTTGCTGTATGCATCCGATCTGTTCTATTactaggaaaaataaaataaaataatttagaaCAGTTTTAGGTTggggattcaattagctgcagtcatTTACTGTGGAGTAATTATTCCCTGCTGCTATCCAATTAGCTCTGAAGCACGTGCGCCAACAGCTATTATTGGGCATTTTATTTTGGGACCTCAGAtggctctgaaaaaaaaaaaaaatgaaaaaaaaaaaaaaaaaaaggccagatAATGAGCTTTTTTTTCTGCAATCGGATTCTGTGTGGGTTTTTTGGGGCCACAAAAAACAAGCAATAACTGAATTGGCCCCCAAAAaaacttcataaaaaaaaaaaaattatgaaaaagtcCAATTTTTCTGAGCCAAAAAATGATTGTGCCTAATTGAATTCCTCTCTAGGACTAAAAAGTCAACAATGTTGTGAAAAAACAAATCATTAGCTTTGAGGGAaaaggagtgctgtatattcagcatGTTCTAAGAAAATATATTCTTGCTTTTTGTAGAGTAAAACATACTGAATACACTACTTTGTGGGTGCTAATGATTGACTGCAGGCAAGAGAAATAGGAATAAGATAGATTACCAGGTTTCTTGGTCTAAATAAACTTATGTATTAATTAAACAAGACTTACAACAAGACaacaaaataaacaaacaaaagaaaaaagtGACAAAATATGTTTTCAAACAAATACATTAGACTGAGCTGGGCTCATGCCAACAGCTAGGGGAAAAACATAACAGCATCAAATGAAATAAAAAGCTGCGTGAAACCTTGGTCTAATGACTGAAACACACTCATACGACCGCCCTTCCTGATATAAAGTCCTGATTTAAGCATAGCCATTGCTTAAATGTGCAATGGAGGCAGCCACTCTATGGGCTACACAGTATTCATTAGACTGCAGCCTAATCGTTTAATAGGAACTAATGGCATCATGGAGGCACGAAGCACTTTGCGTTTTACTTCTCAGAAATGTCACTAGTTCTAAATGACTTGCTCAGCTGAATCTTGGCTGtgagtccacaaaatggctgcctccactgtgtaTAGGTGACAGGTACACATAAAGGCACCTACAATCTAGCATGTCACGCATACATACTCTACTCTAAACTCTATTGACTATATACAACTTATGTATGTTACCACATTGTGTTCAGTTTTTTTGTACCTGTCCCTTGCACTCATCAGAAGACATTCGCCAAGAACCTGACAAAGGAAACCAGTTAATAAATACAGTTTGTGTTCCGCAGTCCTTCAGGTCGCGCATGTTGAGCCATGCCGCCATGTTCAGGATCACAGTGCATAGTATCCCGATGTCATGGGTGGCATTGCAGCGGTGGAAGTGTTCCTTATTATCCAAATTCATATGGTGGATATTATCCAGTAGGCCCTGTCATGCATTTATCATTGTTATTGCACAATACATGACGACCTGGGAAATCTTGGAAAGAGTAAAGAAAAAGTAAAATGGAATCTCGTCCTGACATCTGCATTAATCCAGTATGACTAATAAAGCATGTCGGCTGCATGTGCTGAGACAGCTATCAACATGCGCCACAATGCACACTAGTAAAAATGCAGTAAAAAGGAAGTAGTCTTCTTTTAATACAGTCACCTCTAGTCAAAGGTTAAAGTTCAAAGACGTAAATGACCAAAGTGCTTGTTTATTCAGTAGGAATATCTTCTTCTAGATGGGCTTCAACTTGCATCAACATGTGTCATCATGATACCACCATTTTGTTTTCTTTGGATTTTTGTTGCATGTTCTTACATAAAAGGAATTATCTGGAGGTCGTCTCTTTTCCTTGCAGCTGGACAACATGCTGATTATGCTAAGACAAACAGATTGCACAGACAGTGCAGGTGACCAATCTTCCGTTAAAATAGATAAACAGATATGACCATTGCTATAAACATGAGGATGGACAGGGATATTATCACCGGTGAACATAACCTGAGGAGAATCAAAAGGATATCGACTGCCGAACTTAAATAAAAGCTGGAACTTTTCTCCTTCATATAATGTTCCTGGGGCGCCTTCCATATCTACAATCCACTGTGTAATGGAATTCTGAACGCTCTTTTCATTTAAGGTCATTCCTGGAGGAGGTTCATTCTGCAAGGCCAACAATTCTTTCTGGAGCCGCTTCTGCATTGACGCCATGATAGGAAcccaccccctccctcctctctatattataatttttattgttttgttttttaatgcaGAGCAACAGGCAACATAGCTTAAGCAGTCTTTGATTTGAGCTATGTCGCTTTTGCaaccagtggcaaatttcccattaggcatgtgtcttgtggtggcacttgtttggggtcagcaattggatgcttgtgttggtactgtcacccAAAAAGTACCAATAACTGCAATATATATCCACTGTACTGTGCCATATGCTATGAAGTGTAAACAGGTAGGACATGCTcaaactgcccctgtaagctgtcctactgtacttagtaaatatgtatacataaataaAAATGATTCTATTAAATTTGCTACCATCAAATGAgggtttataaccaatcaataaatatattaaaattaggcaggcggggggcagccattactgttgtgcttagaggtgccctcacccctaaatccgactCTTGTCGCAACTACCTcctttttattaaaaaataaattaatccTGGGGTTTGTGAAATAGCAGGTTAATGTATccaaagcagggacgtgcagtcaggggaggcagtgcctcccctgtcattaatgagtaaaataatacaaagaagatacttatgacacataagtatcttctttattatttttagtgatctcatcactaattattttacctatcattatatgtgttaaaatcagtttgggaggcaccgatcgtggtgcctcccgtactgattgggaaaggtatggggagcggggggcgggcgcaggcgggccctagcaatgggctggaaaagcccattgaaataacatgggaaagcggcaccattagtggtgccgctttcctacagggacgtgctttcaacctatgaaagcacgtccctgtgagtgaagccacagtgattggccagcggatccgtcactggatccgctgtcaatcactgtgtgggcgtcggtaccagcggaggtgcgggcggcggaggtgcgggatgcggcgggccaggcggcggaggtgctggcggcggagaggcgggcggcggtagcggcggcgggactcggctttcaggctccttgtgcagagtttggcagcggaagcggtacccatttcaaaaatggcgcctcaaagtcatttttgaaattcaagatggccgccgcgagccaatcatggctcgccgcgtcatcgccccgccccctcccgctgacttatataagtcagcgcgaggcagcggctgtcagtccgacggcggaggaggagcggagaagagctcctaaagactgaagacgccgtggaagtcctggatgggcggcggctatgcaaaagagcttagcagccgccacccaccaggtgaa
This region includes:
- the LOC134900752 gene encoding ubiquitin-conjugating enzyme E2 W, yielding MASMQKRLQKELLALQNEPPPGMTLNEKSVQNSITQWIVDMEGAPGTLYEGEKFQLLFKFGSRYPFDSPQVMFTGDNIPVHPHVYSNGHICLSILTEDWSPALSVQSVCLSIISMLSSCKEKRRPPDNSFYVRTCNKNPKKTKWWYHDDTC